The proteins below come from a single Kosakonia sp. SMBL-WEM22 genomic window:
- a CDS encoding SymE family type I addiction module toxin → MGYLPNRSDTPVIKISANWLREAGFEIGTGVTVKISEGCQILLADSNEVQELRRELYQVKQAVKGMREGMFSVLNKN, encoded by the coding sequence GTGGGTTATCTGCCCAACCGCAGCGACACGCCGGTGATCAAAATCAGCGCCAATTGGCTGAGAGAAGCGGGATTTGAGATCGGTACGGGCGTTACCGTGAAGATCTCGGAAGGCTGCCAGATCCTGCTTGCGGATAGTAACGAAGTACAGGAACTGCGCAGGGAGCTTTATCAGGTTAAACAGGCAGTTAAGGGGATGCGAGAAGGAATGTTTAGTGTGCTGAACAAAAATTAA
- a CDS encoding RHS repeat-associated core domain-containing protein, with protein MSREYDGFGRLTVRHDTHRRVTQRFSYDDEHRISRVEIDGDAEFTKAEYRYDAPGRRTEKQVWRRHARKPERTQYAWSGLQMVGETSDSHPDAAVQYIHTENSDEPLARVDRHGEHADIFWYHTELNGLPDSVTDSNGDTVWRSASGAWGRSLRESTPVTWDTPQNLRFQGQYLDRETGLHYNTFRYYDPAGGYYTQMDPIGLRGGLNLYRYAPNPISWIDPLGLSCYFNSKSNRWHDRQTGRFTKRPTDPSELVHNGRIDKADIDAWASQGGIPNTWGMIR; from the coding sequence GTGAGCCGTGAGTACGACGGTTTCGGGCGCCTGACCGTGCGCCACGACACGCACCGGAGAGTGACGCAGCGCTTCAGCTACGATGACGAACACCGCATCAGCCGGGTGGAAATCGACGGTGACGCGGAGTTCACAAAAGCAGAATACCGCTACGACGCGCCAGGCCGCCGTACGGAGAAACAGGTGTGGCGACGCCATGCCCGTAAACCGGAACGCACGCAGTACGCCTGGTCCGGCCTGCAGATGGTGGGTGAAACCAGCGACAGTCACCCGGACGCAGCGGTGCAGTATATCCACACCGAAAACAGCGATGAGCCGCTGGCGCGTGTCGACAGGCACGGTGAGCACGCGGATATCTTTTGGTACCACACGGAACTGAACGGCCTGCCGGACAGCGTGACCGACAGCAACGGCGACACCGTCTGGCGCAGCGCATCAGGCGCCTGGGGCCGCAGCCTGCGCGAGAGCACACCGGTAACCTGGGACACCCCGCAGAACCTGCGCTTCCAGGGCCAGTACCTGGACCGCGAAACGGGCCTGCACTACAATACTTTCCGTTACTACGACCCGGCGGGCGGGTATTATACGCAGATGGATCCGATAGGATTAAGGGGCGGGTTAAACCTTTATCGGTATGCGCCCAATCCAATATCCTGGATAGATCCTCTTGGTTTAAGTTGTTACTTTAATTCTAAGTCTAATCGCTGGCATGACAGGCAAACAGGCCGTTTTACAAAACGACCAACAGATCCTTCTGAATTAGTTCATAATGGCCGAATTGACAAGGCTGATATAGATGCTTGGGCTAGTCAAGGAGGGATTCCAAATACATGGGGCATGATCCGTTAA
- a CDS encoding SymE family type I addiction module toxin → MGYLPNRSDTQVIKISANWLREAGFEIGTGVTVKISEGCLILLADNNEVQELRRELYQVKQAVKGVRDGVFSVLNES, encoded by the coding sequence GTGGGTTATCTGCCCAACCGCAGCGACACGCAGGTGATCAAAATCAGCGCCAATTGGCTGAGAGAAGCGGGATTTGAGATCGGTACGGGCGTTACCGTGAAGATCTCGGAAGGCTGCCTGATCCTGCTCGCGGATAACAACGAAGTACAGGAACTGCGCAGGGAGCTTTATCAGGTTAAACAGGCAGTTAAGGGGGTGCGGGACGGGGTGTTTAGTGTGCTGAACGAAAGTTAA
- a CDS encoding SymE family type I addiction module toxin: MTPQATISKTQRRYKVSYVRVRHENRRNIAKTYYSSHPSLTLKGDWLKEAGFDTGRGVTVKVSEGCLTIIADNNEVQELREQLYQAKQVVKGIKSVLV, from the coding sequence ATTACGCCACAAGCCACCATTTCCAAAACACAGCGCCGCTACAAAGTCAGCTATGTCAGAGTGCGCCACGAAAACCGCCGGAATATCGCTAAAACCTACTATTCATCCCACCCCAGCCTGACCCTCAAAGGCGACTGGTTAAAAGAGGCAGGATTTGACACCGGGCGCGGCGTGACCGTGAAGGTTTCGGAAGGATGCCTGACCATCATCGCTGACAATAACGAAGTGCAGGAACTGCGCGAGCAGCTTTATCAGGCTAAACAGGTGGTTAAGGGAATTAAGAGCGTGCTTGTTTAG
- a CDS encoding RHS repeat-associated core domain-containing protein: MTDSNGETVWRGASTAWGHSLRESTPVLWDTPQNLRFQGQYLDRDTGLHYNTFRYYDPAGGCYTQMDPIGLRGGLNLYQYGPNPLSYIDPLGLITEDIKLNPGEILVNPKDINFSQTTINGAFDTPEGKRSVQSVINDVRRGDVKVTDFPAIKVVNVKGQLVARDGNSRLAIAIKAKAKQIKVIIENNVDQLRDFTSRSRKNGLPNTGTSETPKCK; the protein is encoded by the coding sequence GTGACCGACAGCAACGGCGAGACCGTCTGGCGCGGAGCTTCCACTGCCTGGGGCCACAGCCTGCGTGAAAGCACGCCGGTCTTATGGGACACCCCGCAGAACCTGCGCTTCCAGGGTCAGTACCTGGACCGCGACACGGGCCTGCACTACAATACTTTCCGTTACTACGACCCGGCGGGCGGGTGTTACACCCAGATGGATCCGATAGGGCTAAGGGGCGGGTTAAACTTATATCAGTATGGGCCAAATCCTTTAAGTTATATTGACCCCCTCGGGTTAATTACTGAAGACATAAAACTTAATCCGGGTGAAATACTTGTTAATCCTAAAGACATTAATTTTTCGCAAACCACTATTAATGGAGCTTTTGACACACCTGAAGGTAAACGAAGCGTACAATCAGTAATAAATGATGTCCGTAGAGGTGATGTAAAAGTAACAGACTTCCCTGCTATAAAAGTCGTAAATGTAAAAGGTCAATTAGTAGCTAGGGATGGTAATAGTCGCTTAGCGATTGCCATAAAGGCCAAGGCTAAACAAATCAAAGTAATTATAGAAAACAATGTCGACCAGTTGAGGGATTTCACTAGTAGGTCAAGGAAAAATGGTCTGCCAAATACAGGTACATCTGAAACTCCAAAATGTAAGTGA
- a CDS encoding RHS domain-containing protein has translation MVGETSDSHPDAAVQYIHTENSDEPLARVDSHGEYADIFWYHTELNGLPGSVTDSNGDTVWRGASTAWAAACAKAHW, from the coding sequence ATGGTGGGTGAAACCAGCGACAGTCACCCGGACGCGGCGGTGCAGTATATCCACACTGAAAACAGCGATGAGCCGCTGGCGCGCGTCGACAGCCACGGCGAGTATGCGGACATCTTCTGGTACCACACGGAACTGAACGGCCTGCCGGGCAGCGTGACCGACAGCAACGGCGACACCGTCTGGCGCGGCGCCTCTACGGCCTGGGCCGCAGCCTGCGCGAAAGCACACTGGTAA
- a CDS encoding RHS repeat-associated core domain-containing protein, whose translation MHYNTFRYYDPAGGCYTQMDPIGLLGGLNVYTYVSNPLSSIDLLGLAPCSVNILKSARKNNYAISPAQRQQIIDSIDDDKLKGIFSELYRPGANIPDGGTAASILHPKNTGQLVGGSDHIAKGSSYLKALRKLTSGSGKYRVEILSDSDRSLASYMIHDLKHALGLIP comes from the coding sequence CTGCACTACAACACCTTCCGCTACTACGACCCGGCTGGCGGGTGTTACACCCAGATGGATCCGATAGGGCTGCTGGGCGGGCTTAATGTGTATACTTACGTTAGTAACCCGCTTTCTAGCATAGACCTCTTAGGGCTCGCTCCCTGCTCTGTTAATATACTTAAAAGCGCAAGGAAAAATAATTATGCTATTTCCCCTGCTCAAAGGCAGCAAATCATTGATTCTATTGATGATGATAAGTTAAAAGGTATCTTCTCAGAATTATATCGTCCAGGAGCGAATATTCCCGATGGAGGAACTGCTGCATCTATATTACATCCAAAAAATACAGGGCAATTAGTTGGCGGCTCAGATCATATTGCTAAAGGGTCAAGTTATCTGAAGGCGTTAAGGAAACTTACATCAGGTAGCGGGAAATATAGAGTTGAAATCCTGAGTGATTCGGATAGAAGCCTGGCTAGTTATATGATTCACGATCTCAAACATGCTTTAGGATTAATCCCATGA
- a CDS encoding RHS repeat-associated core domain-containing protein, with amino-acid sequence MTQRFSYDDEHRISRVEIDGDAKYTRAEYRYDALGRRTEKQVWRRHARKPERTQYAWPGLQMVGETSDSHPDAAVQYIRTENSYEPLARVDSHGQHAKIFWYHTERNGLPDSVTDSNGDTVWRGASGAWGRGLRESTPVLWDTPQNQRFQGQYPDRETGLHYITFRYYDPAGGCYTQMDPIGLAGGLNLYAYSPNPLSWIDPLGLSCKSSYSGKLSGKASEMTPLVRGSKAWNQAIKDMQAALSRGEKFQVKLQSSTDAKAFLQEAQGNMNRYKAHTQSARPDGVPKDPKGYEQHMGPEGGFGDSPHIKWYNNGTDGHIFYDIPN; translated from the coding sequence GTGACGCAGCGTTTCAGCTATGACGACGAGCACCGCATCAGCCGGGTGGAAATCGACGGCGACGCGAAATACACCCGGGCCGAGTACCGCTACGACGCCCTGGGCCGCCGTACGGAGAAACAGGTGTGGCGACGCCATGCCCGTAAACCGGAACGCACGCAGTATGCCTGGCCCGGCCTGCAGATGGTGGGCGAAACCAGCGACAGCCACCCGGACGCGGCGGTGCAGTATATCCGCACCGAAAACAGTTATGAGCCGCTGGCGCGCGTTGACAGCCACGGGCAGCATGCGAAGATCTTCTGGTACCACACGGAACGGAACGGCCTGCCGGACAGCGTGACCGACAGCAACGGAGACACCGTCTGGCGCGGCGCATCAGGCGCCTGGGGCCGCGGCCTGCGTGAAAGCACGCCGGTCTTATGGGACACCCCGCAGAACCAGCGCTTCCAGGGCCAGTACCCGGACCGTGAAACGGGCCTGCACTACATTACTTTCCGCTACTACGACCCGGCGGGCGGGTGTTACACGCAGATGGATCCGATAGGGCTGGCGGGGGGACTGAATCTCTATGCCTACAGTCCGAATCCGCTGTCATGGATCGACCCGTTAGGTCTGTCCTGTAAATCATCTTATAGTGGCAAACTTTCCGGTAAAGCGTCGGAAATGACTCCACTAGTCCGTGGTTCTAAAGCGTGGAATCAAGCTATTAAGGATATGCAAGCTGCTTTATCTAGGGGCGAGAAATTCCAGGTAAAACTCCAATCTAGCACTGATGCAAAAGCTTTCTTACAAGAAGCGCAGGGTAATATGAATCGTTATAAAGCACATACGCAAAGTGCTCGTCCTGATGGCGTTCCAAAAGATCCTAAAGGATACGAGCAACATATGGGGCCGGAAGGTGGTTTTGGCGATTCACCTCATATAAAATGGTACAATAATGGGACGGATGGCCATATATTCTATGACATCCCTAATTAA
- a CDS encoding RHS domain-containing protein, with the protein MTQRFSYDDEHRISRVEIDGDVEFTKAEYRYDAPGRRTEKQVWRRHARKPERTQYARSGLQMVGETSDSHPDAAVQYIRTENSYEPLARVDSHGEHADIFWYHTELNGLPESVTDSNGDTVWRGASSAWAAACVKARR; encoded by the coding sequence GTGACGCAGCGTTTCAGCTATGACGACGAGCACCGCATCAGCCGGGTGGAAATCGACGGCGACGTGGAGTTCACAAAAGCAGAATACCGCTACGACGCGCCAGGCCGCCGTACCGAGAAACAGGTGTGGCGCCGTCATGCCCGTAAACCGGAACGCACGCAGTACGCCCGGTCCGGCCTGCAGATGGTGGGTGAAACCAGCGACAGTCACCCGGACGCGGCGGTGCAGTATATCCGCACCGAAAACAGTTATGAGCCGCTGGCGCGCGTCGACAGCCACGGTGAGCACGCGGACATCTTCTGGTACCACACGGAACTGAACGGCCTGCCGGAGAGCGTGACCGACAGCAACGGCGACACAGTCTGGCGCGGCGCATCAAGCGCCTGGGCCGCAGCCTGCGTGAAAGCACGCCGGTAA
- a CDS encoding RHS repeat-associated core domain-containing protein: MHYNTFRYYDPPGGCYAQIDPIGLLGGINLYTSVPNALGWIDPLGLTCIPNKVDGDAREAKLLK; the protein is encoded by the coding sequence CTGCACTACAACACCTTCCGTTACTACGACCCGCCGGGCGGGTGTTACGCCCAGATAGACCCGATAGGGCTATTAGGTGGAATAAATCTCTACACCTCTGTGCCTAATGCGCTGGGTTGGATAGATCCGTTAGGGCTTACATGTATACCAAACAAAGTTGATGGTGATGCCCGTGAAGCAAAACTCTTAAAATGA
- a CDS encoding toxin-module SymE has translation MSVKSRVMRDCITITPQHIREPFGCIKRRSITRTNKQKVKAWLKKSPGALNDTKGIPVIKRDRIEGGI, from the coding sequence ATGTCCGTCAAGAGCCGGGTTATGCGGGATTGTATTACCATCACGCCACAGCACATCCGCGAACCCTTTGGCTGTATTAAAAGGAGGAGCATTACGCGCACTAATAAGCAGAAGGTGAAAGCGTGGCTGAAAAAATCTCCAGGCGCGCTGAATGATACCAAGGGTATTCCAGTTATTAAGCGCGACAGGATCGAAGGCGGGATTTAA
- a CDS encoding RHS domain-containing protein, which yields MRHDTHRRVTQRFSYGDAHRVSRVEIDGDAEFTKAEYRYDAPGRRTGKQVWHRHARKPERTQYAWSGLQMLGETSDTHPDGAVQYIYIENSDEPLARVDSHGEYADIFWYHTEQNGLPHSVTDSNGDIVWRGASSAWAAACVKARR from the coding sequence GTGCGCCACGACACGCACCGCAGAGTGACGCAGCGTTTCAGCTATGGCGACGCGCACCGCGTCAGCCGGGTGGAAATTGACGGTGATGCGGAGTTCACAAAAGCCGAATACCGCTACGACGCGCCAGGACGCCGTACAGGGAAACAGGTGTGGCACCGTCATGCCCGCAAACCGGAACGGACGCAGTACGCCTGGTCTGGCCTGCAGATGCTGGGCGAAACCAGCGACACTCACCCGGACGGGGCGGTGCAGTATATCTACATCGAAAACAGCGATGAGCCGCTGGCGCGCGTCGACAGCCACGGCGAGTATGCGGACATTTTCTGGTACCACACGGAACAGAACGGCCTGCCGCACAGCGTGACCGACAGCAACGGCGACATCGTCTGGCGCGGCGCATCAAGCGCCTGGGCCGCAGCCTGCGTGAAAGCACGCCGGTAA
- a CDS encoding AHH domain-containing protein: MANHHLIPEELIKDKSFKPIFEKLRKIGWNGDGASNGIFLPGSRELADNIGLPGHWPNHNQYTAAVRSRLTQLASQANRMSDTQLALGIINIQDWLSKGLKSSVLKIDPNTGRLL, from the coding sequence ATGGCTAACCATCATCTTATCCCGGAAGAGTTGATAAAGGATAAAAGCTTTAAACCCATTTTTGAAAAGCTTCGAAAAATTGGTTGGAATGGTGATGGTGCTTCAAATGGGATTTTCTTACCAGGCTCAAGAGAACTGGCAGATAATATAGGCCTTCCGGGGCACTGGCCTAATCATAATCAATATACGGCTGCCGTCAGGAGCAGGTTAACGCAATTAGCAAGTCAGGCAAATAGAATGAGTGATACTCAACTGGCTTTAGGTATAATAAATATTCAGGATTGGCTAAGCAAAGGCCTTAAGTCCAGCGTATTAAAAATTGATCCAAATACGGGGAGATTGTTATGA
- a CDS encoding DUF1629 domain-containing protein: MNKTTEQFYVMEYLPDNAGNPFFMDKTWDPELPDYDIFMSPPNACDFSSLYRLRASTIQLDGDYLINDNLVSSDFIKVCEECFANNIHIPVDISLLKNKKPEREYYLFFLLDYIEALDQSNSRYSVSRDVDSGLLNTKEERGLDKTYYDEIERFIVKKEIKSNLFFCQELSKPVCSKFFKERFEIYNLKGIEFKAIDESFKYDAWAGW; encoded by the coding sequence ATGAATAAAACAACTGAACAATTTTATGTTATGGAGTATTTGCCTGATAATGCCGGGAATCCTTTTTTTATGGATAAAACATGGGATCCGGAATTGCCAGATTATGATATCTTTATGTCCCCCCCAAATGCCTGTGACTTCTCTTCTTTATATCGTTTGAGAGCAAGCACGATCCAACTCGATGGTGATTATTTAATCAACGATAATTTGGTGTCATCTGATTTCATTAAAGTTTGTGAAGAATGTTTTGCTAACAATATCCATATTCCAGTTGATATATCTCTTCTTAAGAACAAAAAGCCTGAGAGAGAATATTACTTATTTTTTCTGCTGGACTATATTGAAGCACTTGATCAAAGCAACTCTCGATATTCTGTCTCTCGAGATGTCGATTCGGGTCTTTTAAATACCAAGGAAGAGCGAGGCCTTGATAAAACTTACTACGACGAGATCGAGCGTTTCATTGTAAAAAAAGAAATAAAAAGTAACCTTTTCTTTTGTCAAGAGTTATCCAAGCCAGTGTGCTCTAAATTTTTTAAAGAAAGGTTTGAAATTTATAATTTGAAAGGTATTGAATTCAAAGCCATAGATGAAAGTTTTAAATATGATGCTTGGGCTGGTTGGTGA
- a CDS encoding SMI1/KNR4 family protein, translating into MGRIFFVDFYLSNNGGYFSNGAFFYRDKILSRTPDDYSLLEIEGFYFIEGESCFESEYLLSINEVLSRRVRYSQFIKDFAKEHIPFAVDAGDNDYWINTNTGEIKYIRRDLEDQVIEVAPTFYDFCINIEPGRRV; encoded by the coding sequence ATGGGAAGGATTTTTTTTGTTGATTTTTATCTTTCTAATAATGGAGGCTATTTTAGTAACGGAGCTTTCTTTTATAGGGATAAAATACTGAGTAGAACTCCTGATGATTATAGTCTATTGGAAATAGAAGGGTTCTATTTTATTGAGGGAGAGTCATGTTTTGAATCGGAGTATTTACTTTCAATTAATGAGGTTTTGTCAAGACGTGTGCGTTATTCACAATTTATAAAGGATTTTGCTAAGGAGCATATCCCTTTTGCAGTTGATGCAGGTGATAACGACTACTGGATTAATACAAATACTGGCGAAATTAAATATATCCGAAGGGATCTTGAAGATCAGGTGATAGAGGTAGCACCGACTTTTTATGATTTTTGTATAAATATAGAACCAGGCCGCAGAGTGTAA
- a CDS encoding RHS repeat-associated core domain-containing protein, with the protein MTNSNGDTVWRGASSAWGRSLRESTPVTWGTPQNLRFQGLHLDRETELHCKTFRYYDPADGCYTQMDPIGLAGGLNTYMYVPNALIYIDPLGLDYTTWQIHSPGYGDSVQKGLHFYAPGGFELSARPDYKGGITFTNALPNEAGSPKLAKAIALAKEHFEKDVRFRNDILNKANEGVQFVLEHAKKESGTLRELANGRSRELRDIARNVDRQNMQGVYMINSKWGSPLQLDVISIIEQLSINGLRIGSSISQLLEIMGEPELPAAKLSKKSKILYWLYGNVSFLSEDDSLIAIDVDFHSNRKKVVKLGEIANWKSQHWLGWTQKRQLNINKQDAVINISDNNIIITLSQDWSLGMVSIRGI; encoded by the coding sequence GTGACTAACAGCAACGGCGACACCGTCTGGCGCGGCGCATCAAGCGCTTGGGGCCGCAGCCTGCGCGAGAGCACACCGGTAACCTGGGGCACCCCGCAGAACCTGCGCTTCCAGGGCCTGCACCTGGACCGTGAAACGGAGCTGCACTGCAAAACCTTCCGCTACTACGACCCGGCGGACGGGTGTTACACCCAGATGGACCCGATTGGGCTGGCGGGCGGGTTAAACACATACATGTATGTACCTAATGCTTTGATTTACATCGATCCTTTAGGCTTGGATTATACTACCTGGCAAATACATTCTCCGGGATATGGCGATAGTGTTCAAAAAGGGCTTCATTTCTACGCTCCAGGAGGTTTTGAATTATCTGCAAGGCCTGATTATAAAGGTGGTATAACCTTTACTAATGCGCTTCCAAATGAAGCGGGGAGCCCAAAATTAGCGAAAGCTATTGCTTTAGCAAAAGAGCATTTTGAAAAAGATGTCAGATTCAGAAACGATATATTGAACAAAGCCAATGAAGGTGTGCAATTTGTTCTTGAACACGCCAAAAAAGAATCTGGTACTCTACGTGAGTTAGCTAATGGTCGCTCCAGAGAACTTCGAGATATTGCCCGAAATGTGGACCGGCAAAATATGCAGGGGGTGTATATGATAAATAGTAAGTGGGGTTCACCATTGCAATTAGATGTTATAAGTATCATCGAACAGCTATCCATTAACGGTTTACGCATTGGGTCGTCTATTAGCCAGCTTCTTGAGATTATGGGAGAGCCGGAGTTACCCGCAGCCAAACTTAGTAAGAAATCAAAGATACTTTACTGGCTTTATGGCAATGTTAGCTTTCTTTCTGAAGATGACAGCCTTATAGCCATTGATGTTGACTTTCACAGCAATAGAAAGAAAGTAGTAAAGCTTGGTGAAATAGCGAACTGGAAAAGTCAACATTGGTTGGGTTGGACTCAGAAAAGGCAGTTAAATATTAATAAACAGGATGCCGTAATTAATATCAGCGATAACAATATCATTATTACTTTATCTCAGGATTGGTCTTTAGGGATGGTTTCTATTAGAGGGATTTAA
- a CDS encoding RHS domain-containing protein: MPESVTDSNGDTVWRGVSSAWGRSLRESAPVSRDVPQNLRFQGQYLDRETSLHYNTSATITRQAGVTPRWTRRAAWWIKPILICAQSNKLDRPAGISRGMG, from the coding sequence CTGCCGGAGAGCGTCACTGACAGCAACGGCGACACCGTATGGCGCGGCGTATCAAGCGCCTGGGGCCGCAGTTTGCGGGAAAGCGCGCCGGTCAGCCGGGATGTCCCGCAGAACCTGCGCTTTCAGGGCCAGTACCTGGACCGCGAAACGAGCCTGCACTACAATACTTCCGCTACTATCACCCGGCAGGCGGGTGTTACACCCAGATGGACCCGCAGGGCTGCTTGGTGGATTAAACCTATATTAATATGTGCCCAATCCAATAAGTTGGATCGACCCGCTGGGATTAGCAGGGGAATGGGTTAA
- a CDS encoding RHS domain-containing protein yields the protein MVGETSDSSPDTAVQYVYTENSYEPLDRVDFHGQPAEIYWYHTEINDLSESVTDSNGETVWRGASSGWGRSLRESTPVTWNNPQNLRLRGEYLTAKRICTTILSSL from the coding sequence ATGGTCGGCGAGACCAGCGACAGCAGCCCGGACACGGCGGTGCAGTATGTCTACACGGAGAACAGTTACGAACCGCTGGATCGCGTCGACTTTCACGGGCAACCCGCAGAGATTTACTGGTACCATACCGAAATCAACGACCTGTCGGAGAGCGTCACTGACAGCAACGGCGAGACCGTCTGGCGCGGCGCATCAAGCGGCTGGGGCCGCAGCCTGCGGGAAAGCACGCCGGTTACCTGGAACAACCCGCAGAACCTGCGCCTGCGGGGCGAGTACCTGACCGCAAAACGGATCTGCACTACAATACTTTCGTCACTGTGA
- a CDS encoding NADAR family protein, producing MSNNILFYKVNEPYGVFSNFYKCGFFIDDKYWPTVEHFFQAQKFDDEALREKIRKLASPMDAAISGRDRDNPLRDDWDCVRDNIMRLAVMEKFKQNDEARDILLATNDLTLVEHTKNDNYWADGGDGSGKNMLGKILMEVRDMLRETV from the coding sequence ATGAGTAATAATATATTATTTTATAAAGTAAATGAACCCTATGGAGTATTTTCAAACTTCTATAAATGCGGTTTCTTTATTGATGATAAATATTGGCCTACGGTAGAGCACTTCTTTCAGGCTCAAAAATTTGATGACGAAGCGCTTAGAGAAAAAATCAGAAAGCTCGCGTCACCAATGGATGCTGCTATATCAGGAAGAGATCGGGATAATCCGCTAAGAGATGACTGGGATTGTGTCAGGGATAATATAATGCGCCTTGCTGTCATGGAAAAATTTAAGCAAAATGATGAAGCAAGAGATATTTTGTTAGCCACCAATGATCTTACGTTAGTTGAACACACAAAAAACGATAACTACTGGGCTGATGGCGGTGATGGCTCGGGTAAAAATATGCTAGGGAAGATTCTTATGGAGGTGAGAGATATGTTGAGAGAAACGGTTTGA
- a CDS encoding chorismate mutase: MDYKIYSAVVMLATLSFSATAAVTADASLGKLINERLSWMKDVAGAKAQHHQAIEDLAQEQKVLERAVIDAESLGLNGESVKPFIQAQMDAAKAIQYRYRADWLAAPEANWQPRPLDEVRKQISELSDRILRKVAERLKASGKLSDADKEEFMRTVQQHNLTGRDKARMWQAMESITLKA; encoded by the coding sequence ATGGACTACAAGATTTACTCCGCTGTGGTGATGCTCGCCACGCTCAGCTTTTCGGCCACCGCGGCTGTCACAGCCGATGCCTCACTCGGCAAACTGATTAACGAGCGGTTATCATGGATGAAAGATGTCGCAGGCGCTAAAGCACAGCACCACCAGGCAATAGAAGATTTGGCCCAGGAGCAGAAAGTGTTAGAGCGTGCCGTCATTGACGCCGAGTCGCTGGGGCTGAACGGTGAGAGCGTGAAGCCCTTTATCCAGGCGCAAATGGATGCCGCGAAGGCTATTCAATATCGTTATCGCGCCGACTGGCTGGCAGCCCCCGAGGCAAACTGGCAGCCACGACCGCTGGATGAAGTGAGAAAACAGATAAGCGAATTGAGCGACCGTATTTTGCGCAAAGTGGCTGAGCGCCTGAAAGCCAGCGGCAAGTTGAGTGATGCCGACAAAGAGGAGTTTATGCGCACGGTGCAGCAGCACAACTTAACCGGGCGGGATAAAGCGCGGATGTGGCAGGCAATGGAATCAATTACGTTAAAGGCGTAA